A genomic stretch from Penicillium digitatum chromosome 4, complete sequence includes:
- a CDS encoding Neutral trehalase, which translates to MSSPEGRTRSGSSSTDPFSNPDVYYGKEDNIKKFKARRRAFSVGLSDYSREDINQFFGTLPSRRGSHDEASGQPRKFLIEVDETLAALLKQEDTDQNMQITIEDLGPKVLSVGTAASSGHKRVDVRGTYMLSNLLQELTIAKDYGRKHIILDEARLSENPVARLSRLIKNSFWKALTRRIDGSNIEVAGRDPKDWTADPRPRIYVPPGAPVQFEYYERIAKDHPELRLDVQMLPAVITPDYVMELNDNPGLLALAMEKKLNESTGETDLVGVPFVVPGGRFNELYGWDSYMESLGLLVSDRVDLAKGMVINFCFEIKHYGKILNANRSYYLTRSQPPFLTDMALRVYERIKTEPDSKEFLRNAVLAAIKEYNSVWVTAPRLDPESGLSRYRPEGWGVPPETEPSHFVHILNPYAKKHGMTFAEFVKAYNSRTILEPKLDEYFMHDRAVRESGHDTSYRLEGVCGDLATVDLNSLLYKYEVDIARIIRVHFNDKLPIPAEFRTPQTKDIETESSAVWDRRARKRKQRMDQLLWDSEKGMYFDYDTAKKERTDYETATTFWAMWAGLASPAQAAVMVEKALPRFEAFGGLVSGTEESRGAVGLERPNRQWDYPYGWAPQQMLAWTAFLRYGYQEEAERLAYKWVYMITKAFVDFNGVVVEKYDVTRPIDPHRVDAEYGNQGTDFKGAPREGFGWVNASYVYGLEILNAHMKRSLGTITPYETYHRAVVAQDAY; encoded by the exons GCAAGGAGGATAATatcaagaagttcaaggCTAGAAGACGTGCATTCTCGGTG GGGTTGAGCGACTACAGCCGCGAAGATATCAATCAATTCTTTGGAACCTTGCCATCTCGACGCGGTAGCCATG ATGAGGCATCAGGACAACCTCGAAAGTTCCTTATTGAGGTGGATGAAACGCTTGCAGCTCTCTTGAAGCAGGAGGATACGGACCAGAATATGCAGATTACCATCGAGGACTTGGGACCTAAG GTGCTCTCGGTCGGAACTGCAGCATCCTCCGGACATAAGCGAGTTGATGTGCGGGGCACATACATGCTCTCCAATCTTCTGCAAGAGCTTACAATTGCCAAAGACTACGGTCGCAAGCACATCATCCTTGATGAAGCACGACTGAGCGAAAATCCAGTAGCGCGGCTATCTCGTCTAATCAAGAACTCCTTTTGGAAGGCTCTCACAAGACGCATCGATGGATCCAACATTGAGGTGGCAGGTCGAGACCCCAAAGATTGGACTGCGGATCCACGACCGCGGATCTATGTCCCGCCAGGCGCTCCGGTGCAGTTTGAATATTACGAGCGGATTGCGAAAGATCACCCCGAGCTACGTCTCGATGTGCAGATGCTGCCGGCTGTAATCACACCCGATTATGTGATGGAACTCAATGACAATCCCGGCCTCCTTGCACTAGCTATGGAGAAGAAGCTCAACGAATCGACCGGGGAGACTGATTTGGTCGGTGTGCCGTTCGTAGTGCCGGGCGGTCGGTTCAATGAACTGTACGGCTGGGATAGCTACATGGAGTCCTTGGGGCTGCTCGTCAGCGACCGCGTCGACCTTGCTAAGGGCATGGTAATCAATTTCTGTTTCGAGATCAAGCACTATGGCAAGATTCTCAACGCAAATCGATCTTACTACCTCACTCGCTCGCAACCGCCCTTCCTAACCGACATGGCACTGCGTGTCTATGAAAGAATCAAAACCGAGCCTGATTCAAAAGAGTTCTTGCGCAATGCTGTCCTCGCTGCTATCAAGGAGTACAACAGCGTCTGGGTTACCGCGCCTCGCCTTGATCCAGAGTCTGGCCTGTCAAGGTATCGCCCCGAAGGTTGGGGCGTGCCTCCAGAGACCGAGCCCTCTCACTTCGTGCACATTCTCAACCCATACGCCAAGAAGCATGGAATGACCTTCGCTGAATTCGTCAAAGCTTACAACTCTAGGACCATCCTCGAGCCCAAACTCGACGAGTACTTCATGCACGACCGAGCCGTCCGCGAGTCTGGTCACGACACCAGCTACCGTTTGGAGGGCGTGTGTGGAGACCTCGCCACAGTCGACCTCAACTCTCTGCTGTACAAATACGAAGTCGACATCGCACGGATCATCCGCGTGCACTTCAACGACAAGCTCCCAATCCCAGCAGAGTTCCGCACCCCTCAAACCAAGGACATCGAAACCGAGTCCTCTGCAGTCTGGGACCGGCGTGCGCGCAAGCGCAAGCAGCGCATGGATCAGCTACTCTGGGACTCGGAGAAGGGCATGTACTTCGACTACGACACAGCCAAGAAGGAGCGCACCGATTACGAAACCGCCACAACCTTCTGGGCAATGTGGGCTGGTCTCGCGTCTCCTGCACAAGCAGCTGTTATGGTCGAAAAGGCCCTACCCCGCTTCGAGGCGTTCGGCGGCTTGGTCTCTGGCACTGAGGAGTCGCGTGGCGCGGTGGGCTTGGAGCGCCCCAACCGGCAGTGGGATTACCCATATGGTTGGGCGCCACAGCAGATGCTTGCCTGGACGGCCTTCCTCCGCTACGGCTACCAGGAGGAGGCAGAGCGGCTAGCGTACAAGTGGGTGTACATGATCACCAAGGCGTTTGTCGACTTCAACGGCGTTGTCGTGGAGAAGTATGATGTCACTCGTCCTATTGATCCGCACCGGGTCGATGCCGAGTATGGCAATCAGGGCACGGACTTCAAGGGAGCTCCACGTGAAGG ATTCGGCTGGGTGAATGCCAGTTATGTCTACGGGCTGGAGATTCTCAATGCCCACATGAAACGTTCGTTGGGAACAATCACTCCGTACGAGACGTACCACCGGGCAGTCGTGGCTCAGGATGCATACTGA